In Virgibacillus sp. NKC19-16, a single genomic region encodes these proteins:
- a CDS encoding inositol-3-phosphate synthase encodes MEKTGVLIVGVLGTVSINAITGVIAINRGLLPERGMISNDSDFDPLNMVPMDNLVFGGWDIRKKSLVEMARKQEVVSPSILEEIREELDNVPVWGGASSNVDDHIKNVYSLQSGPSSLLEEIRNISEKIEQFKQEHDVNRVVVVNATATEKYVETLPLYENLNNFEDGLKSDSKDIRSGMLYAYAALKTGCAYVNFTPSITAEIPALQELAEKKHVPVAGKDGRTGQTLYKHVLGKMFKMRGLKIKGWYSTNILGNEDGKVLNDPQHSVTKIDSKENGLEHILGYSDFDHLVRIDYFPVRGDRKEAWDTIDFEGWLGEQMSMKVNWLGSDATLAAPLIIDLVRFMDHALRLKLIGVQKHLSLFFKSPYQEDEYALDEQYQQLLDFTNT; translated from the coding sequence ATGGAAAAAACAGGAGTTCTTATTGTTGGTGTTTTGGGTACTGTTTCAATAAACGCAATAACAGGTGTAATTGCAATCAACCGGGGTTTACTCCCTGAAAGAGGAATGATATCAAATGACTCTGATTTTGATCCACTAAATATGGTTCCCATGGACAATTTAGTATTTGGAGGCTGGGATATTCGAAAAAAATCATTAGTAGAAATGGCTAGGAAGCAAGAGGTTGTCTCGCCTTCTATACTAGAAGAAATAAGGGAGGAGTTAGATAATGTTCCTGTTTGGGGTGGGGCTTCATCCAACGTAGATGACCACATTAAAAATGTATATTCGTTGCAGAGTGGTCCCTCTTCACTATTAGAAGAAATCCGAAATATTTCGGAAAAAATTGAACAATTTAAACAAGAACATGACGTTAATAGGGTGGTAGTCGTCAATGCAACCGCAACGGAAAAATATGTAGAAACCTTACCGTTATATGAAAACCTAAACAATTTTGAAGACGGATTGAAGTCCGATTCGAAGGATATTCGTTCTGGAATGTTATACGCTTACGCTGCATTGAAAACTGGATGTGCCTATGTGAATTTCACTCCTAGCATAACAGCTGAAATCCCTGCATTACAGGAGCTAGCCGAGAAGAAACATGTTCCCGTGGCTGGAAAAGATGGCCGGACGGGACAAACATTATACAAGCACGTACTAGGCAAAATGTTTAAAATGAGAGGTTTAAAAATAAAAGGCTGGTATAGTACAAACATCCTTGGTAATGAAGATGGAAAAGTATTAAATGACCCTCAACATTCTGTTACGAAAATTGATTCGAAAGAAAATGGTTTGGAACATATTCTTGGTTATAGTGATTTTGACCATCTAGTTCGCATTGATTACTTTCCCGTTCGCGGTGATCGCAAAGAGGCTTGGGATACGATTGATTTCGAAGGTTGGTTGGGAGAACAAATGAGTATGAAAGTAAATTGGCTAGGTTCAGATGCCACACTAGCTGCCCCACTCATTATTGATTTGGTACGATTTATGGATCATGCCTTACGATTGAAACTTATAGGAGTGCAGAAACACTTGTCTTTGTTTTTTAAATCACCGTATCAAGAAGATGAGTATGCCTTGGATGAACAATATCAACAGTTGTTGGATTTTACAAATACTTAA
- a CDS encoding alkaline phosphatase family protein, which translates to MNSKHVVVLDIISLTPELLEDPELTPNIQKLLKEGQHAKVKPVFPAVTGTMQATYITGGNPSEHGIIANGIPDRDYKEITVWNQTMIPMQGKKIWEKLKEQDPEATTSILFWQFSKLSTADYVVTPAPIHLEDNTILWCDSKPRDLYGRLREKLGEFELSSFWGPLASIKSSEWIAKAAVDVLEEYKPRLSLVYLPNMDYQSQRHGPDSEQARQSVRELDRVVGEFVEDLEERNLKEDTQLVILSEYAFRPVHRPIHINQILNENGYVSVKEVQDMDFLDLEMCRAFAMADHQLAHVYIPHEEDIHSVKKLLEDTPGIAEVWGEEEKRAHHIDHERSGELIAIAESDSWFVYYWWLNNERAPEFAHTVDIHRKPGYDPVELFVDMDTKKIPLDTEKIRGSHGLPPRSEEDLVSLIVTGEDVNLPSQLEASEVHDLLLRLSLQKSEKSIHS; encoded by the coding sequence TTGAATTCAAAACATGTTGTTGTATTGGATATTATTAGTTTAACCCCTGAGTTATTGGAAGATCCTGAATTAACTCCTAATATACAGAAATTGCTGAAAGAAGGACAGCATGCTAAAGTCAAGCCTGTGTTTCCAGCAGTAACAGGTACAATGCAAGCTACTTATATTACAGGGGGAAATCCTTCTGAACACGGGATTATTGCCAATGGTATCCCCGATCGCGATTATAAAGAAATAACGGTGTGGAACCAAACGATGATACCCATGCAAGGGAAAAAAATATGGGAAAAGCTGAAAGAACAAGATCCTGAAGCGACAACTTCTATTTTGTTTTGGCAATTTAGCAAGTTATCTACGGCTGATTATGTTGTGACTCCTGCACCAATTCATCTCGAGGATAATACGATTTTGTGGTGTGATTCAAAGCCACGAGATTTATACGGAAGATTAAGAGAGAAATTGGGAGAGTTTGAATTATCTTCTTTTTGGGGACCGCTTGCATCTATTAAATCCAGTGAATGGATTGCCAAAGCAGCTGTAGATGTGTTGGAAGAATATAAACCGAGGTTGTCCCTTGTTTATTTACCAAATATGGATTATCAGTCACAGCGACATGGGCCTGATAGTGAGCAAGCGCGACAATCTGTACGTGAATTGGATAGAGTAGTTGGAGAATTCGTGGAAGATCTTGAGGAACGAAATCTTAAAGAAGACACTCAACTTGTTATTTTATCAGAATATGCATTTAGACCTGTACACCGTCCAATTCATATTAACCAAATATTAAATGAAAATGGGTATGTGTCGGTTAAAGAGGTACAAGATATGGATTTCCTTGACCTGGAAATGTGCCGTGCTTTTGCTATGGCAGATCATCAATTAGCTCATGTCTATATCCCCCATGAAGAAGATATACATTCTGTTAAAAAGTTATTAGAGGACACTCCGGGTATCGCGGAAGTATGGGGGGAAGAGGAAAAAAGGGCTCATCATATTGACCATGAACGCTCCGGTGAATTAATCGCGATTGCAGAATCAGATAGTTGGTTTGTGTATTACTGGTGGTTAAACAATGAACGAGCTCCTGAATTTGCTCATACGGTAGATATTCACCGAAAGCCTGGTTATGACCCTGTAGAATTATTTGTTGACATGGACACAAAAAAAATTCCTCTAGATACGGAAAAGATCAGGGGATCACACGGTTTGCCGCCACGTAGTGAAGAAGATTTAGTTTCATTAATCGTTACTGGCGAAGATGTTAATTTACCATCCCAGTTAGAAGCTTCTGAAGTTCATGATCTTTTGCTGAGGCTATCCCTACAAAAGTCAGAAAAATCGATTCATTCATGA
- the eboC gene encoding UbiA-like protein EboC (EboC, a homolog the polyprenyltransferase UbiA, belongs to system of proteins involved in the trafficking of precursor metabolites to an extracytoplasmic compartment so that the biosynthesis of certain natural products, such as scytonemin, can be completed.) codes for MMSSLRSYFELVRLPNLFTAMADITAGVWIAVGTVSYLFTSFDFLFLIIASISLYAMGMVLNDYFDLETDKAERPERPIPSGRILPSRALVLSLILGVSGIGFAALISWMSLTIALILVCAVVLYDYYAKHHVVFGPIVMGTCRALNLLLGVSIISDQVTSYWWISLFGFIYIIGVTFMAQGEVGDQVHPVRVRIMAVVICVCVLGITILGAGEHLMATIIAVILFAGWTFKGVGPALRRPISHRIRKAVGTSIVGYPLLNAAIASIFGGWLAFGTVAIFLGFSYLFSRIFAVT; via the coding sequence ATGATGAGCAGTCTTCGTTCCTATTTTGAACTGGTTCGTCTTCCCAATCTGTTTACTGCCATGGCTGATATTACAGCTGGAGTTTGGATAGCCGTTGGAACAGTTTCTTATCTCTTTACATCGTTTGATTTTTTATTTCTGATTATAGCAAGCATATCGTTATATGCTATGGGTATGGTTTTGAACGATTATTTCGATTTAGAAACTGATAAGGCAGAGAGACCCGAACGTCCCATTCCATCCGGACGAATCTTGCCTTCGCGGGCACTTGTTTTGAGTCTAATCCTCGGGGTGTCAGGAATAGGATTCGCTGCATTAATTAGTTGGATGAGCCTAACGATCGCTTTAATTCTTGTATGTGCTGTGGTTTTATACGATTATTATGCGAAACATCATGTTGTATTCGGTCCAATTGTTATGGGCACTTGCCGGGCTTTAAATCTGCTGTTAGGTGTAAGTATAATATCTGATCAAGTTACTTCATATTGGTGGATTTCCTTGTTTGGTTTTATTTATATCATAGGAGTAACCTTTATGGCTCAAGGAGAAGTGGGGGATCAGGTTCATCCTGTTCGGGTGCGCATAATGGCAGTTGTTATATGTGTATGTGTACTTGGTATTACCATATTGGGGGCTGGGGAGCACTTGATGGCCACTATTATCGCGGTTATCCTCTTTGCCGGATGGACATTTAAAGGCGTTGGCCCGGCTTTGAGGAGGCCGATTTCACACCGTATTCGGAAAGCAGTCGGAACTAGTATCGTTGGTTATCCGCTTTTAAATGCAGCTATCGCCTCGATCTTTGGTGGATGGTTAGCTTTTGGCACTGTAGCCATTTTTTTAGGATTTAGTTATCTATTTTCCCGTATTTTTGCAGTTACGTAA
- a CDS encoding sugar phosphate isomerase/epimerase family protein, whose translation MKLAFSSNGFKNYDILDAITILSDIGYEGIEILLDTPHAYPPDLTSKKIEAIKETLQKTNMKISNLNAFMLYAIRDNWRPSFIEAEKEERRKRIDHTHNCIDLASQLGCKTISTEPGGQLIGVERDWANTVFIEAMEELAEHAERAGITILVEPEPDLLIETSDQFIAFKKEVPSESIALNFDIGHFYCVNEDPTYLVDKLLPYTGHYHLEDISSDRAHHHLIPGEGAINIPEVLNRIQDTGYEGYVTVELYPYQEQAIEAATQAYRYITSIMGQLQTK comes from the coding sequence ATGAAATTAGCTTTTAGCAGCAATGGGTTTAAAAATTATGATATTTTGGATGCGATTACAATTTTATCTGACATCGGCTATGAGGGGATTGAGATTTTGCTAGATACACCGCATGCTTATCCTCCTGACTTAACTTCTAAAAAAATTGAAGCGATTAAAGAAACATTACAAAAAACAAATATGAAAATATCTAATTTAAACGCTTTTATGTTATATGCTATTCGGGATAACTGGCGCCCATCCTTTATTGAAGCTGAAAAAGAGGAGAGGAGAAAAAGGATCGATCATACTCATAATTGTATTGACTTGGCTTCCCAATTGGGATGTAAAACGATTTCCACAGAACCTGGTGGTCAACTCATCGGTGTTGAAAGAGATTGGGCGAATACAGTGTTTATTGAAGCTATGGAGGAACTGGCTGAACATGCGGAGCGTGCCGGTATAACCATTCTGGTGGAACCAGAACCAGATTTGCTAATTGAGACATCCGATCAATTTATTGCATTTAAAAAGGAAGTTCCTTCCGAGAGTATTGCGTTAAACTTTGATATCGGTCATTTCTATTGTGTTAATGAAGACCCTACGTACTTAGTAGATAAGCTCTTGCCCTATACAGGCCATTATCACTTGGAGGACATTTCCTCCGACCGTGCTCACCATCATTTAATACCGGGAGAAGGAGCCATTAATATTCCTGAAGTGTTGAACAGGATTCAAGACACAGGTTACGAGGGGTATGTAACCGTTGAATTGTATCCTTATCAGGAACAGGCAATTGAAGCTGCTACTCAAGCTTATCGTTACATCACTTCCATCATGGGGCAGTTACAAACGAAATGA
- a CDS encoding TatD family hydrolase produces the protein MKYFDPHIHVYSRTVDDYKNMATAGVRAIVEPSFWLGSKRQYPESHLDYFEHVLSFEPKRAREHGIEHYACLGMNPKEANDLELAHAVIDALPEFLKRDNCVAIGETGFDLISKEEEEIMRRQLRLAKDLNMPVMVHTPHQNKREGTIRTVEILKEEGLDPNQVILDHNTHDTIDVSVEYGGWSGMTIYPGKISIEGVIEILDRYGTERMMINTAADWGPADPLSVPKAANEMLKQGYAEENIQRLVWDNPIQYYKQSGKLKLKEGKGVTS, from the coding sequence ATGAAATATTTTGATCCTCATATTCATGTGTATTCTCGTACCGTAGATGATTACAAAAATATGGCAACAGCTGGAGTTCGAGCAATTGTAGAACCTTCATTCTGGCTGGGAAGCAAAAGACAGTATCCTGAGTCACACCTAGATTATTTTGAACATGTTCTTTCCTTTGAACCGAAGAGGGCTAGAGAACATGGGATAGAACATTATGCCTGTTTAGGAATGAATCCTAAAGAAGCGAATGACTTGGAGTTGGCCCATGCAGTTATTGATGCTCTACCAGAATTTTTAAAGAGGGATAATTGTGTGGCAATTGGTGAAACAGGATTTGATCTTATAAGTAAAGAAGAAGAAGAAATCATGAGGAGACAATTGCGGCTGGCCAAAGATCTAAACATGCCGGTCATGGTTCACACACCTCATCAAAACAAACGAGAAGGAACCATACGCACCGTTGAGATTTTAAAGGAAGAAGGCCTTGATCCTAATCAGGTGATCCTAGATCACAATACTCATGACACTATTGACGTATCCGTGGAATACGGTGGATGGAGCGGCATGACCATTTATCCTGGAAAAATTTCTATCGAAGGTGTCATTGAGATTTTGGATCGTTATGGGACAGAACGTATGATGATCAATACGGCAGCGGATTGGGGGCCTGCAGATCCCCTCAGTGTCCCTAAGGCAGCAAATGAGATGTTAAAACAAGGTTATGCTGAAGAGAATATTCAAAGATTGGTATGGGACAACCCGATTCAATACTACAAACAATCAGGCAAACTGAAGCTGAAGGAAGGAAAGGGAGTTACCTCATGA
- a CDS encoding sugar phosphate isomerase/epimerase family protein: MQLAFSTNAFTNMTLPQAVEEIGRYGYDGVEILADAPHAFPPTSNALWVDEVKRKLHYYQLEVSNINGNTACGFFNDPTGEPTFEPSLCNAQPQIRQKRIDYAKQCIDLAVALGSSNISITSGMCLPGNPPSQAFKYFADSLLYITDYAEKHNINVGIEYEPGLLIENGEELLQIIKEVGSNKLGANLDLGHAVVGGENVQNLIKKMEPYIWNIHLEDIHGYKHYHLIPGDGSINFREILQNLQSIDYDRFITIELYTYVHQPIYATQRSIEFLKPIIDNIKGVNVS, encoded by the coding sequence ATGCAATTGGCTTTTAGTACTAATGCATTTACAAATATGACATTGCCTCAGGCTGTGGAGGAAATTGGGAGATATGGATATGATGGCGTTGAGATTCTAGCTGATGCGCCTCATGCCTTTCCGCCAACCTCTAATGCCTTATGGGTAGATGAAGTCAAACGAAAACTCCATTATTATCAACTAGAAGTTTCTAATATTAATGGAAATACAGCTTGTGGATTTTTTAATGATCCAACTGGTGAACCTACCTTTGAACCATCGTTATGCAATGCCCAACCTCAAATTCGTCAAAAGCGTATTGATTATGCCAAGCAGTGTATTGATCTTGCAGTGGCTCTTGGTAGTTCAAATATAAGTATCACCAGCGGGATGTGTTTACCTGGAAATCCTCCATCTCAAGCTTTTAAATATTTCGCTGATTCATTGCTGTATATTACGGATTACGCTGAAAAGCACAATATCAATGTAGGGATAGAATATGAGCCTGGTTTATTGATCGAAAACGGGGAAGAACTTCTTCAAATCATTAAAGAAGTAGGTTCTAATAAATTAGGGGCTAACCTTGATTTAGGTCATGCTGTGGTAGGAGGAGAAAACGTTCAGAATTTAATTAAAAAAATGGAACCGTATATTTGGAACATCCATTTGGAAGATATCCATGGATACAAACATTATCATCTCATTCCTGGTGATGGTTCAATTAATTTCAGAGAGATATTACAAAACTTACAGTCTATTGATTATGATCGTTTTATTACAATCGAATTATACACTTATGTACATCAGCCAATCTATGCTACTCAAAGATCTATAGAGTTTTTAAAACCGATTATTGATAATATAAAAGGAGTGAATGTATCATGA
- a CDS encoding CalY family protein — translation MGIKKQLGMGVTTAVLGLTLIGGGTFAYFSDSETTNNTFAAGTLDLSAEPTQIIDIDNMAPGDSMIRDFELQNNGSLDIDTVTLESDYTVTDAEGNNTEDFGEHIEVEFLYNANNLDEVIYQTTLAELQEMTPEAISEHIFYPDMGDDGLPVGESHDFVVQFNFNDTDEDQNQFQGDSLNLDWTFVATQGDGEER, via the coding sequence ATGGGAATTAAAAAACAATTAGGCATGGGTGTAACAACAGCGGTACTCGGTTTAACATTAATTGGTGGTGGAACATTTGCATATTTCAGTGATAGTGAGACGACGAACAACACGTTCGCGGCTGGAACGCTTGATTTATCAGCGGAACCGACACAAATCATTGATATAGATAATATGGCTCCGGGTGATTCGATGATACGAGACTTTGAACTACAAAATAATGGGTCGCTGGACATTGATACGGTAACGTTGGAAAGTGACTATACGGTTACTGATGCGGAAGGAAATAACACCGAAGATTTCGGCGAACATATCGAAGTAGAGTTTCTCTATAACGCTAATAATCTCGATGAAGTTATTTATCAAACAACGTTGGCTGAATTACAGGAGATGACTCCAGAAGCGATCAGTGAGCATATTTTTTATCCAGACATGGGTGATGATGGATTGCCAGTAGGAGAATCTCATGACTTTGTGGTTCAATTCAATTTTAATGACACAGACGAAGATCAAAACCAGTTCCAAGGGGATTCTCTAAACCTTGATTGGACGTTTGTAGCAACTCAGGGAGATGGTGAAGAAAGATAG
- a CDS encoding PQQ-dependent sugar dehydrogenase: protein MKRPIKGSLLMAIVMIFMMIPTVLFADQEETNETENDDNDYVIETVTDDIERPVDLDITGEEIIYAISIEGGVYEVSPTGNVNELLSIDTTTSSEHGLKSIALDPNFEDNGYIYLAYTEPETFLEHVSRFTYENGTIDSDSEEVLLEIQSEDICCHQMGGLEFGPDGKLYISVGDNNPATHGPQVESVETAQNLQDLRGKILRINPDGSIPEDNPFVDDDNARDEIYAYGFRSPFKMDIDQETGDVWVGDVGPDHPTDDNDVMKVVREGGENHGWPYIMGGECYDEFEEECAEEDITESVFWYPYPETERWGSGGRSITAAGIYHHNYDEESNAGGLTAEHDGKLLTYDFSREWLKAVELDEEYNVVDVQDIVPQGELNLPTSSVYGPDGSLYITEFGDDWWESNDNAGIRKIYYGEEIQYPVAQGEISEEDGHAPLEVEFDASNSYDPDGQEITFEWEFGDGNTSNDVNATHTYTENGQYHVTLTVTNTETGRIDIWSDTIVVGNTAPEVEITSHSDGMFFNEGEEITLTAEAWDDEDGEISCENFLWQLNLLHDTHGHPQANQSGCEATYDLSMDGSHHMSDNVWWEAALTVEDSGGEDAPALTATDTVELKNKRQQALVFDETGNIDPENNDSEGASLEPTSDVNGQSNVTDVDLGDWIVYETIHMADIEDMYFRVASEEGIDMEVRLGSPDGETVASVTQPSTGDGQNWVTLESAVNIEETDGEFHDVYIYFNSGDQNLNWIQFAEDGDEAPEEENDVEPIENSAEGIKKLVERLDDNGSFESDEEVRALMTHLTAISHYENQEEAEKVVQHMVGFKDLLDHQFDNELISEGAFESLTTQADLLVEKWQ from the coding sequence ATGAAGCGTCCCATTAAGGGATCTTTACTAATGGCTATAGTTATGATTTTCATGATGATCCCGACCGTATTGTTTGCAGATCAGGAAGAAACTAATGAGACGGAGAATGACGATAACGATTATGTCATAGAAACCGTTACGGATGATATAGAACGTCCAGTTGATTTAGATATCACTGGTGAAGAGATTATTTATGCCATTAGCATTGAAGGGGGAGTCTATGAAGTCAGTCCCACTGGTAATGTTAATGAATTACTGTCTATTGATACAACCACATCTAGTGAACATGGATTAAAATCCATCGCACTTGATCCCAATTTTGAGGATAACGGTTATATCTATTTAGCTTATACGGAACCTGAAACATTTCTAGAGCATGTTTCTAGGTTCACATATGAAAATGGAACAATTGATTCTGATTCTGAAGAGGTGCTTTTGGAAATTCAGTCTGAAGATATATGCTGTCATCAAATGGGCGGTCTAGAGTTTGGTCCTGATGGAAAATTATATATTTCAGTAGGAGACAATAACCCAGCAACACATGGACCCCAAGTAGAATCAGTTGAGACTGCTCAAAATTTACAAGATTTAAGGGGGAAAATTTTACGCATTAACCCTGACGGATCTATACCTGAAGACAATCCTTTTGTTGATGATGATAATGCTAGGGATGAAATCTATGCTTATGGATTCCGTAGTCCATTTAAGATGGATATTGATCAGGAGACAGGAGACGTTTGGGTCGGAGATGTTGGCCCTGACCATCCAACCGATGACAATGATGTGATGAAAGTGGTCAGAGAAGGTGGGGAAAACCATGGATGGCCGTATATTATGGGCGGTGAATGCTACGATGAATTTGAAGAAGAGTGTGCTGAGGAAGATATCACTGAATCAGTATTTTGGTATCCTTACCCAGAAACTGAACGATGGGGTAGCGGTGGAAGATCCATTACAGCGGCAGGAATTTATCATCATAACTATGATGAAGAAAGTAATGCCGGGGGCCTAACTGCTGAACATGACGGAAAACTTCTAACCTATGATTTTTCACGAGAATGGTTAAAAGCTGTGGAACTTGATGAAGAATATAATGTCGTAGATGTGCAGGATATTGTACCGCAAGGAGAATTAAACTTACCAACATCAAGCGTTTATGGTCCAGATGGGTCCTTGTATATTACTGAATTCGGTGATGATTGGTGGGAGTCAAACGACAATGCCGGAATTCGAAAAATATACTATGGTGAAGAAATACAATATCCGGTAGCTCAAGGGGAAATAAGTGAAGAAGATGGACATGCTCCATTAGAAGTAGAGTTTGATGCCTCAAATTCATATGATCCTGACGGACAGGAAATTACTTTTGAATGGGAGTTTGGGGACGGAAATACGAGTAACGATGTAAATGCAACGCATACCTATACAGAAAATGGTCAATATCACGTTACTTTAACAGTAACAAATACAGAAACTGGGAGGATTGATATTTGGAGCGATACTATTGTTGTCGGTAACACAGCACCGGAAGTTGAAATCACCTCTCACTCTGATGGAATGTTTTTTAATGAAGGTGAAGAAATTACGTTAACCGCAGAAGCCTGGGATGATGAAGATGGAGAGATTTCCTGTGAAAATTTTCTATGGCAACTGAATTTGTTACACGATACCCATGGTCACCCTCAGGCAAATCAAAGTGGATGTGAAGCTACCTATGACCTATCCATGGATGGATCACATCATATGAGTGACAATGTATGGTGGGAAGCAGCATTGACTGTAGAAGATAGTGGTGGGGAGGATGCCCCAGCTTTAACAGCTACGGATACTGTTGAACTTAAGAACAAACGTCAACAAGCTCTGGTATTCGATGAAACTGGAAATATTGATCCAGAAAATAATGATAGTGAAGGGGCCAGCCTTGAACCTACAAGTGATGTAAACGGTCAAAGCAATGTTACCGATGTTGACCTTGGAGATTGGATTGTGTATGAAACTATCCATATGGCTGATATTGAAGATATGTATTTCCGTGTAGCAAGTGAGGAAGGTATAGATATGGAAGTACGTCTGGGTAGCCCGGATGGAGAAACAGTAGCGTCTGTAACGCAACCATCCACAGGAGATGGGCAAAATTGGGTAACTCTAGAATCCGCGGTGAATATAGAGGAAACCGATGGCGAATTCCATGATGTATATATCTACTTCAATAGTGGAGACCAAAATTTAAATTGGATACAATTTGCTGAGGACGGGGATGAAGCACCAGAGGAAGAAAATGATGTTGAACCTATCGAAAACAGTGCGGAAGGCATAAAAAAACTTGTGGAACGTCTAGATGATAACGGTTCATTTGAATCAGATGAGGAAGTCCGCGCCCTAATGACACACTTGACTGCTATAAGTCATTACGAAAATCAAGAAGAAGCAGAAAAAGTTGTACAGCATATGGTAGGCTTTAAGGATTTGCTTGATCATCAGTTTGACAATGAGTTGATTAGTGAAGGCGCATTTGAATCTCTAACTACACAAGCTGATTTATTGGTAGAAAAATGGCAATAG
- a CDS encoding ThuA domain-containing protein: MKTAKKFSLLAAVLMVVSMISFTTFAETDETSNDNDEVKKVLMVTATEIFRHASIDDAHEIMPQLGEEHGFEVDITEDVSLLNAENLANYDVLAFVHTTGELPISDQQKEDIINFVESGNGFFGVHAATDTFYEWEEYGELTGAYFDSHPWVHEVTYDIEQGDHPSTEHLDSQHTQLEEVYLFQDNPRYNGKHILMSLDMVSVDGEAHEDHPAAWVDEIGEGRMFYTALGHHPETWYKEDFQQHLVGGLQYAWGDSDYDASEPTPEPNLDAENMVGHVEDFKEDGEFETDEAVRSLTLHLTAVNHYENQEEATKVTQHMGDSRICLTIN; encoded by the coding sequence ATGAAAACTGCCAAGAAATTTTCTTTATTGGCTGCTGTTCTTATGGTTGTCTCTATGATATCGTTTACAACATTTGCTGAAACTGATGAGACTAGTAATGATAATGATGAGGTGAAAAAGGTTTTAATGGTGACAGCTACAGAAATATTTCGACATGCATCAATTGACGATGCTCATGAGATTATGCCCCAGTTAGGCGAAGAACATGGATTTGAAGTCGATATCACGGAAGATGTGAGTTTGCTAAACGCGGAAAACTTGGCAAATTATGATGTATTAGCTTTTGTGCATACAACCGGAGAACTTCCGATCTCTGATCAACAAAAAGAGGATATTATAAACTTTGTTGAATCAGGAAATGGTTTTTTTGGTGTTCACGCTGCCACAGATACCTTTTATGAATGGGAAGAATACGGTGAATTAACTGGAGCCTATTTTGATTCACATCCTTGGGTTCATGAAGTGACGTATGATATTGAACAGGGAGATCATCCTTCAACTGAACACCTGGATTCCCAGCATACACAGTTAGAAGAAGTATACCTTTTTCAGGATAATCCTCGGTATAACGGCAAACATATCCTCATGAGTCTGGATATGGTTAGTGTCGACGGGGAAGCTCATGAAGATCACCCTGCAGCATGGGTTGATGAAATAGGAGAAGGTAGAATGTTTTATACAGCATTGGGGCATCACCCTGAAACATGGTATAAAGAGGATTTTCAGCAGCATCTAGTAGGTGGATTGCAATACGCTTGGGGAGATTCGGATTATGACGCCAGTGAACCAACCCCTGAGCCAAACTTGGATGCAGAAAATATGGTAGGACATGTGGAGGACTTTAAAGAAGATGGAGAATTCGAAACAGATGAGGCCGTTCGTAGCTTGACACTTCATTTGACGGCAGTAAATCATTACGAAAATCAAGAAGAGGCTACAAAAGTCACCCAACACATGGGGGATTCAAGAATTTGCTTAACCATCAATTAG
- a CDS encoding SDR family NAD(P)-dependent oxidoreductase: MKKGIPKEEWESAVKTTLETYGKVNVLVNTAGTVGPSVTKAAEHDINEGNKVIAINLKGAFLGTKLTIPEWKGWSFPYT; this comes from the coding sequence TTGAAGAAGGGCATTCCAAAGGAAGAATGGGAAAGCGCTGTTAAAACTACTTTAGAAACATATGGAAAAGTGAATGTTCTAGTAAATACAGCAGGAACTGTTGGGCCTTCTGTAACTAAAGCAGCTGAACATGACATAAATGAAGGGAATAAGGTTATAGCGATTAACTTAAAAGGTGCATTCTTAGGAACCAAACTTACTATTCCTGAATGGAAAGGTTGGAGCTTCCCATATACCTGA